In Marinobacter sp. M3C, the genomic stretch CCGGCTCTGGACTCCCAGCAGTTGATGGACCAAATTACCATGGCTGGCCTGGAAGTCGACGGCTTTGAGCCCGTAGCGGGCAAATTTACCGGCATAATCGTTGGCGAAGTGCTCAGCGTAGAAGCCCACCCCGATGCGGACAAGCTGCGAGTGTGCCAGGTCAGCAACGGCAGCACCCAGGTGCAAGTGGTCTGCGGCGCCCCCAACGTGCGCGCCGGCATCAAAGTCCCCTTCGCCGAACTGGGCGCCGTATTGCCCGGCGATTTCAAAATCAAACAAGCCAAACTCCGCGGTCAGCCCTCTGTCGGCATGCTGTGTTCGGGCGCTGAGCTGGGCCTGTCTGAAGACCACGATGGCATCCTGGAGTTGCCGGTCGACGCCCCCGTGGGCCAGTCGTTTGCCGACTACCTGCAACTAAACGACATTGCTATCGATGTGGATTTAACCCCGAACCGCGCCGACTGCCTGTCCATCAAAGGCCTGGCCCGGGAAGTAGGCGTGCTTAACAGCCTGCCGCTGAACGCGCCTGGTATTCACAAGGTAGCCGCTACGCACGGCGAAGTACCCGATGTGCGCGTAGAAGCCCCGGCTGGCTGCCCGCGCTACCTGGGCCGCATACTGCGCAACGTCGACCTTTCTGCGAAAAGCCCGCTATGGATGCAGGAAAAACTGCGTCGCTCTGGCGTTCGCTCTATAGACGCCGCGGTAGACGTCACCAACTACATTCTGCTGGAGCAAGGCCAGCCCATGCACGCCTTTGACCGCGCCGAAATCGACGGCGGCATAGTGGTGCGCATGGCCAAGCCCGAAGAAAAGCTCGTATTGCTGGACGGCCAGGAAGTTACCCTCACCGAGCAGACTCTGGTCATAGCAGACCACAGCAAACCCATCGCCATTGCCGGCGTAATGGGCGGCGAACACTCCGGTGTTAGTCCAAAAACTCGTGATCTGGTGCTGGAATCCGCCTATTTCGACCCCATCACCTTAGCCGGAAAAGCCCGTCATTACGGCTTGCACACAGATGCCAGTCACCGTTTTGAGCGCGGCGTAGACTACAACCTGGCCCGCGACGCCATGGAGCGCGCCACCGAACTGCTGATCAGTATCGTTGGCGGCGAACCCGGCGAAATTGTCGACGTCACCAGCGCCGAGCATCTGCCAAAGCCGATCTCCATCGTGCTCCGTGAAAAGCGCTTGGCCGACGTGTTAGGCCTGGCCATCGAAAACGCCAAAGTGGAGGACATCCTCACCCGCTTGGGCCTGGCGGTAGAAGAGCGGTTAAATAGCGGCTGGAAAGTCAGCGCGCCCAGCTTCCGCCCAGACATCACCATCGAAGAAGACCTGATTGAAGAAGTAGGGCGCATCTACGGCTACAACAACCTGCCGGTCACCGAACCCATCGGTTCTC encodes the following:
- the pheT gene encoding phenylalanine--tRNA ligase subunit beta gives rise to the protein MKFSEQWLREWVNPALDSQQLMDQITMAGLEVDGFEPVAGKFTGIIVGEVLSVEAHPDADKLRVCQVSNGSTQVQVVCGAPNVRAGIKVPFAELGAVLPGDFKIKQAKLRGQPSVGMLCSGAELGLSEDHDGILELPVDAPVGQSFADYLQLNDIAIDVDLTPNRADCLSIKGLAREVGVLNSLPLNAPGIHKVAATHGEVPDVRVEAPAGCPRYLGRILRNVDLSAKSPLWMQEKLRRSGVRSIDAAVDVTNYILLEQGQPMHAFDRAEIDGGIVVRMAKPEEKLVLLDGQEVTLTEQTLVIADHSKPIAIAGVMGGEHSGVSPKTRDLVLESAYFDPITLAGKARHYGLHTDASHRFERGVDYNLARDAMERATELLISIVGGEPGEIVDVTSAEHLPKPISIVLREKRLADVLGLAIENAKVEDILTRLGLAVEERLNSGWKVSAPSFRPDITIEEDLIEEVGRIYGYNNLPVTEPIGSLGLRPKAEDTRPLSAIRNYFVANGYQEAITYSFVDPKVQEQLDPQNEGIALANPISADLSVMRTTLWSGLLKTVAHNQNRQQPRIRLFESGLRFVKDGERILQQPMLAGVVTGSQNPENWVNGRRHADFFDVKGELESLFRLLGVTIEFRTGKHPALHPGQTAELLRDAQPVGWLGTLHPQVQKNMELNGTVIMFELFLNPIVTGYVPNFKDVSKFPEVRRDLAIIIGSDVKFADVERVATHHAGEHLNALRAFDVYQGESLGKGESEGNRSLALSLFWQHPQRTLTEDEVHGLFNGVIEALKTELGATLRS